One segment of Pseudodesulfovibrio sp. 5S69 DNA contains the following:
- a CDS encoding baseplate J/gp47 family protein has product MGRASIGYINKDYESIRQELLAKIPQLTDRWTDFNHSDLGVVLLDLFCGVGDMLAYYLDAQAAEAFLPTARQRQNVINLCKLIGYRLDSPVASTTTLRFRLSAPLGKDLTIPAGTACRALLNDGEADFETVEDGLIPRGVLSVDIPARQGVRRTETFTSTGLPFQRIRLTGDAIAQGTITVTVGDDAWSEVDHFQDSLADSRHFMADLDALDISTLIFGDGQSGAVPAQGSAITVSYLQTIGDQGNLGPNRITQLLSPVYLDGGQVSLTVTNPVPATGGASREALEHARRQAPAELRSLWKAVTLEDYQALAEGYPGVAKAKVLDTNACQNIRYYNVQLAIAPNGGGMPSALLKRDLAEFLERRKVITVEINLFDPIYRPVSIDAEVYVWPGEPLENVRSRIEAALSDFFSFDQVSFGQTIHFSDLVALIDGVRGVSHMHLYAPRQDILLRHGEIPVLGSVNLDLRRAG; this is encoded by the coding sequence ATGGGCCGCGCAAGCATCGGATATATCAACAAGGATTACGAATCGATCCGCCAGGAGCTGTTGGCGAAGATCCCGCAGCTCACCGACCGCTGGACCGATTTCAACCACTCCGATCTCGGCGTCGTCCTGCTCGATCTGTTCTGCGGCGTGGGCGACATGCTGGCCTACTACCTGGACGCCCAGGCGGCGGAGGCCTTCCTGCCCACGGCCCGCCAGCGGCAGAACGTCATCAACCTCTGCAAGCTCATCGGCTACCGGCTGGATTCGCCGGTGGCCTCCACCACCACGCTGCGTTTTCGGCTCTCCGCTCCGCTTGGCAAGGATTTGACCATTCCGGCGGGTACGGCCTGCCGCGCCTTGCTGAATGACGGCGAGGCGGATTTCGAGACAGTCGAGGACGGCCTGATCCCGCGAGGCGTGCTCTCGGTAGACATCCCGGCCCGTCAAGGCGTGCGCCGCACCGAGACCTTCACATCGACGGGGCTGCCATTCCAGCGCATCCGCCTGACCGGCGACGCCATCGCCCAGGGCACCATCACCGTTACGGTGGGGGACGACGCCTGGAGCGAGGTCGATCATTTCCAGGACAGCCTGGCCGACAGCCGTCATTTCATGGCCGACCTGGACGCCCTCGACATCTCTACCCTGATTTTCGGCGACGGGCAAAGCGGCGCTGTACCCGCTCAGGGAAGCGCCATCACCGTCAGCTATCTGCAGACCATCGGAGACCAGGGCAATCTCGGTCCGAATCGGATCACCCAACTGCTGAGCCCGGTCTACCTCGACGGCGGCCAGGTCTCCCTGACCGTCACCAATCCTGTTCCCGCCACTGGCGGCGCTTCGCGGGAAGCCCTCGAACACGCCCGCAGACAGGCACCGGCAGAGCTGCGCAGTCTCTGGAAGGCCGTCACCCTGGAGGATTACCAGGCGCTCGCCGAAGGTTACCCCGGCGTCGCCAAGGCCAAGGTGCTCGACACCAATGCCTGCCAGAACATTCGCTATTACAACGTCCAACTGGCCATCGCCCCCAACGGCGGCGGAATGCCCTCGGCGCTGCTCAAGCGGGACCTCGCGGAGTTTCTCGAACGCCGCAAGGTCATCACGGTCGAGATCAACCTGTTCGATCCGATCTACCGCCCCGTTTCCATCGACGCCGAGGTCTACGTCTGGCCCGGTGAACCGCTGGAAAACGTGCGTAGCCGCATCGAAGCCGCGCTCTCCGATTTCTTTTCCTTCGACCAAGTCTCTTTCGGCCAGACCATTCACTTCTCCGACCTGGTGGCCCTGATCGATGGCGTGCGTGGCGTCAGCCACATGCATCTCTACGCGCCCAGGCAGGACATCCTGCTGCGCCACGGCGAAATCCCGGTTCTCGGCAGCGTCAACCTCGATCTGCGGAGGGCCGGTTGA
- a CDS encoding GPW/gp25 family protein yields the protein MSYDFLGKGLRYPFRFQSVSGGTQISAATSREHEHIRESILQILGTRIGERFMNPEFGSRLKDLVFEQNDEVLKGLLRHYVIDAIKRWEKRVIITEVRFDDRPLNIDCNLLLVHIAYRVIQSQVDGNLVYPFYREDPNNPAPSYPQPEPEPEPQPVRSVRLSPDVRSLFNLLWFDAAEMSPDPDDSFIWPAGEYEVAYIEGAYQDRNGKWIVSDPGDNHGHYLVFKGAPETETPQSEHSLYLAASGLGFDTQSQAEDNAAGTVHRITTSESGRIGLFYFEGKKESHYLNNTSGQPNPVWQLRGPL from the coding sequence ATGAGCTATGACTTTCTCGGCAAGGGATTGCGCTACCCGTTCCGGTTTCAGTCGGTATCCGGCGGCACCCAGATCTCGGCCGCCACCTCGCGGGAGCACGAACATATCCGCGAAAGCATCCTGCAGATCCTCGGCACCCGGATCGGCGAACGGTTCATGAATCCGGAGTTCGGCTCCAGGCTGAAGGATCTGGTGTTCGAACAGAACGACGAGGTGCTCAAGGGTCTGCTGCGCCATTACGTGATCGACGCCATCAAGCGCTGGGAAAAGCGGGTGATCATCACGGAGGTGCGCTTCGACGACCGGCCGCTGAACATCGACTGCAACCTGCTGCTGGTGCATATCGCCTACCGGGTGATCCAGAGCCAGGTGGACGGCAACCTGGTCTATCCCTTCTACAGAGAAGACCCGAACAATCCCGCGCCCAGCTATCCCCAGCCGGAGCCCGAGCCGGAACCGCAGCCGGTGCGCAGCGTGCGCCTGTCGCCGGACGTGCGCTCGCTGTTCAATCTGCTCTGGTTCGACGCAGCCGAGATGAGCCCCGATCCGGACGATTCCTTCATCTGGCCAGCCGGGGAATACGAAGTCGCCTACATCGAGGGAGCCTATCAGGATCGCAACGGCAAATGGATCGTTAGCGATCCGGGTGACAATCACGGCCATTACCTGGTCTTCAAGGGAGCACCTGAAACGGAAACGCCCCAGAGCGAGCATTCCCTCTATCTGGCTGCGAGCGGTCTGGGCTTCGACACCCAGAGCCAGGCGGAAGACAACGCCGCTGGCACCGTTCACCGGATCACCACGTCGGAGTCTGGTCGCATCGGCCTGTTCTATTTCGAGGGCAAGAAGGAATCCCACTACCTCAACAACACCTCCGGGCAGCCCAATCCCGTCTGGCAACTGCGCGGCCCGCTCTGA